A genomic window from Brassica oleracea var. oleracea cultivar TO1000 chromosome C8, BOL, whole genome shotgun sequence includes:
- the LOC106311626 gene encoding TATA-binding protein-associated factor BTAF1: MAQQQQSSRLSRLLTLLDTGSTQTTRLTAARQIGDIAKSHPQDLCSLLRKVLHYLRSRKWDTRVAAAHAIGAIVLNVKHTSLSELLNSLATKLGEAGLSGNVDEVVASGNLQSKLLENAPFRSFEMNKVLEFGALLASGGQEYDILNDNSKNPRDRMARQKKNLRRRLGLDMCEQFMDVNEMIGDEDLIEQKSNVHANGVGNRLYANYSPHHIQQFVSRMVPRVAHRRPSARELNLLKRKAKISSKDQAKGNCEGADVEMSSSHASTSKRTLSDSMDSNKANIGNEDDMEPDADGRWPFHSFVEQLILDMFDPAWEIRHGSVMALREILMLHGGSAGVSTAEFSSDNGFDLNEDLTKVTREKEIDLNMQFSVNELEPLRKRPKIEDPSKSFVGNTVLEPMVSDYENSVKDEEVESLLPPVKVNGQVNFISTKEEPESSIDGSSCQSDRNHVAEVSNHVEDKSFVEKPLLPNKNQEENIEVLDLVKQARHSWIKNFEFLQDCTIRFLCVLSLDRFGDYISDQVVAPVREACAQALGATFKYMSPSLIYETLNILLQMQRRPEWEIRHGSLLGIKYLVAVRQEMLQDLLGHILPACKAGLEDSDDDVRAVAADALIPAAAAIVSLRGQTLLSIVMLLWDILLELDDLSPSTSSVMNLLAEIYSQDDMTVVMHEELSVGEGQKVDLNEMAHVESVRERRDVRESPYALSGLAPRLWPFTRHDITSVRFSAIRTLERLLEAGCRKNISEQSKSSFWPSSILGDTLRIVFQNLLLESTEEILECSERVWRLLVQCPVEDLEEAAKSYMASWIELAATPYGSTLDATKMFWPVAPPRMSHFKAAAKMKAVQLENEASSTLGFDYARSFASLGKNEDASARSTKIIVGSDMEMSVTRTRVVTASALGILASRLSDRSMQFVVDPLSSTLTSLSGVQRQVASVVLISWFREIKCKVPSPSDGSGSLPGFPTPLKKWMLDLLACSDPAFPTKDILLPYAELSRTYTKMRNEASQLLHTVETYHCFDKLLSTTKLNADSLSADETIEFASTLALWNKDSAEKESLEKQVFEDVESSRQQLLSTAGYLKCVQNNLHITVTSLIAAAVVWMSEFPSRLNPIILPLMASIKREQEQILQQKAAEALAELIAYCVDRKPSPNDKLIKNICSLTCMDPSETPQASIIRSIDIVDDLDFLSSRSNAGKQKSKAVLAGGEDRSKVEGFITRRGAELALKHLSVKFGGSLFDKLPKLWECLTEVLIPVTPEDQQNFDLKIESVSDPQVLINNIQVVRSVAPVMEETLKPRLLSLLPCIFKCVRHSHVAVRLAASRCVMTMAKSMTTNVMAAVVENAIPMLGDLTCVNARQGAGMLIGLLVQGLGVELVPYSPLLVVPLLRCMSDVDSSVRQSVTRSFAALVPMLPLARGVPPPVGLSQDLSSNAEDAKFLEQLLDNSHIDDYKLCTELKVTLRRYQQEGINWLGFLKRFKLHGILCDDMGLGKTLQASAIVASDAAERRGVTDEPDVFPSIIVCPSTLVGHWAFEIEKYIDLSLLSVLQYVGSAQDRVSLRELFKNHNVIITSYDVVRKDADYLTQFSWNYCILDEGHIIKNAKSKITSAVKQLKAQHRLILSGTPIQNNIIELWSLFDFLMPGFLGTERQFQASYGKPLLAARDPKCSAKDAEAGVLAMEALHKQVMPFLLRRTKEEVLSDLPEKIIQDRYCDLSPVQLKLYEQFSGSHAKQEISTIIKVDGSADSSNVEVAPTKASTHVFQALQYLLKLCSHPLLVLGEKVTEPVASDLAAMINGCSDIITELHKVQHSPKLVALQEILEECGIGSEASSSDGTLSVGQHRVLIFAQHKALLDIIEKDLFQAHMKSVTYMRLDGSVVPEKRFEIVKAFNSDPTIDVLLLTTHVGGLGLNLTSADTIVFMEHDWNPMRDHQAMDRAHRLGQKRVVNVHRLIMRGTLEEKVMSLQRFKVSVANTVINAENASMKTMNTDQLLDLFASAETSKKGGASSKKGAEDNDQTAGTGKGIKAILGNLEELWDQSQYTEEYNLNQFLAKLNG, translated from the exons ATGGCTCAGCAACAACAATCTTCGCGACTCAGTCGTCTCCTTACATTGTTGGACA CTGGTTCAACACAAACTACTCGGTTAACTGCAGCCAGGCAGATCGGAGATATTGCAAAGTCTCATCCTCAGGACTTGTGCTCTCTTTTGAGAAAG GTTTTGCATTACCTCCGTAGTAGAAAGTGGGATACGAGGGTTGCTGCTGCTCATGCTATTGGTGCCATTGTCCTGAATGTGAAGCATACTTCATTGAGTGAACTCTTAAATTCTTTAGCAACAAAGTTGGGCGAAGCCGGGTTATCTGGTAATGTAGATGAAGTGGTGGCTTCAGGCAATCTACAGTCCAAACTTCTAGAAAATGCTCCCTTCAGAAG CTTCGAGATGAATAAGGTTTTAGAGTTTGGCGCTTTGTTGGCATCTGGTGGACAG GAGTACGACATTTTGAATGACAATTCCAAAAATCCAAGGGACCGAATGGCTCGTCAGAAAAAGAATCTCCGGCGACGTCTAG GTTTGGACATGTGCGAGCAGTTTATGGATGTCAATGAAATGATTGGAGATGAGGATCTGATTGAGCAGAAGTCCAATGTTCACGCGAATGGAGTTGGAAACAGATTATACGCAAACTATTCTCCACATCACATTCAACAATTTGTTTCAAGAATGGTTCCTCGTGTCGCTCACAGGAGGCCAAGCGCAAGGGAATTAAATCTACTAAAACGTAAAGCAAAAATAAGCTCAAAAGATCAAGCCAAAGGTAACTGCGAAGGAGCAGATGTTGAGATGTCATCATCTCATGCCTCAACCTCAAAAAGAACGTTGTCTGACTCAATGGACTCTAACAAG GCAAACATTGGTAACGAAGATGATATGGAGCCTGATGCGGATGGAAGATGGCCGTTCCACAGCTTTGTTGAGCAACTTATTCTTGACATGTTTGACCCTG CATGGGAGATCCGTCATGGCAGTGTAATGGCTCTGAGAGAAATATTAATGCTTCATGGTGGTTCTGCGGGAGTGTCAACAGCAGAGTTTAGCTCGGATAATGGTTTTGATTTGAACGAAGATTTGACTAAAGTAACACGAGAGAAAGAAATCGACTTGAATATGCAATTTTCAGTAAATGAGCTGGAGCCACTTCGCAAAAGACCTAAGATTGAGGATCCATCAAAATCATTTGTTGGTAACACGGTTTTGGAACCTATGGTGAGTGACTATGAAAATAGTGTTAAAGATGAAGAAGTTGAGTCTTTACTGCCACCAGTGAAGGTCAATGGTCAAGTTAACTTTATTTCTACCAAGGAGGAACCTGAATCTTCTATCGATGGCTCATCATGTCAGTCTGATAGAAATCATGTTGCAGAGGTTAGCAATCACGTTGAAGATAAGAGTTTTGTTGAGAAACCCCTCCTACCTAACAAGAATCAGGAAGAAAATATTGAAGTGTTGGATTTGGTTAAACAAGCTAGGCATTCTTGGATCAAAAATTTTGAATTTCTCCAGGATTGCACCATTCGTTTCTTATGTGTGCTTTCACTTGACCG TTTTGGGGATTATATTTCTGATCAGGTTGTTGCTCCTGTGCGGGAAGCTTGTGCCCAAGCACTTGGTGCTACTTTCAAATACATGAGTCCCTCGTTGATTTATGAGACATTAAATATCTTGCTTCAGATGCAG CGCCGGCCTGAATGGGAAATTCGTCATGGAAGTCTTTTGGGCATCAAGTACTTGGTTGCTGTACGACAG GAAATGCTCCAAGATTTACTTGGCCATATTCTTCCGGCGTGTAAAGCAGGGCTGGAGGATTCTGATGACGATGTTCGAGCGGTTGCCGCGGATGCTCTTATACCGGCAGCAGCCGCTATTGTTTCTTTGAGAGGACAGACGTTACTTTCCATTGTCATGTTACTGTGGGATATCTTGCTTGAGTTGGATGACTTAAGTCCATCCACTAGCAG TGTTATGAACCTCCTGGCAGAGATCTATTCTCAAGATGATATGACAGTGGTGATGCATGAAGAATTATCAGTGGGAGAAGGACAAAAAGTTGATCTCAATGAAATGGCTCACGTCGAGAGTGTTAGAGAAAGAAGAGATGTTAGGGAAAGCCCTTATGCGTTATCTGGTTTAGCCCCTAGGCTGTGGCCATTTACGAGACACGACATCACTTCAGTTCGATTTTCTGCTATTCGAACTCTG GAGCGACTACTTGAAGCTGGATGCAGAAAGAACATTTCTGAGCAGTCCAAAAGTTCTTTCTGGCCATCTTCTATTTTAGGGGATACCCTAAGAATCGTCTTTCAGAATCTTTTGCTTGAATCAACCGAGGAGATTCTGGAGTGTTCGGAAAGAGTGTGGAGGCTTTTAGTTCAG TGCCCAGTGGAAGATTTGGAAGAAGCTGCAAAATCATACATGGCTTCGTGGATAGAACTTGCAGCTACTCCTTATGGCTCAACATTGGATGCTACAAAAATGTTTTGGCCAGTAGCTCCCCCTCGTATGAGTCATTTCAAAGCTGCTGCTAAGATGAAAGCTGTCCAACTTGAGAATGAAGCTTCCAGCACTCTGGGATTTGATTATGCAAGGAGTTTTGCTTCCCTTGGAAAAAATGAAGATGCTTCTGCCAGGTCCACTAAAATTATCGTTGGCTCTGATATGGAGATGTCAGTGACTCGCACCCGGGTAGTTACAGCATCTGCGTTAGGTATTCTTGCATCCCGATTGAGCGATCGTTCAATGCAGTTTGTGGTAGATCCACTGAGTAGTACTCTTACTTCCTTGTCCGGTGTACAGCGCCAG GTTGCGTCGGTTGTGCTTATCTCTTGGTTCAGAGAAATTAAATGCAAGGTCCCTTCCCCTTCTGATGGAAGTGGAAGTTTGCCTGGTTTTCCTACTCCTCTTAAAAAATGGATGCTAGATTTGTTAGCTTGCTCAGACCCTGCATTCCCCACTAAAGATATACTTCTTCCTTATGCTGAGCTCTCAAGAACATACACTAAAATGAGGAACGAAGCTTCTCAGTTGTTGCATACAGTCGAAACCTACCATTGTTTTGATAAGTTATTATCGACGACTAAACTCAATGCGGATAGCTTGAGTGCTGATGAGACAATTGAATTTGCGTCAACATTAGCATTGTGGAATAAAGACAGTGCTGAAAAGGAATCCTTAGAAAAGCAAGTTTTTGAAGATGTGGAGTCATCTAGGCAACAGCTACTAAGTACTGCTGGCTATTTAAAATGTGTCCAG AATAATTTACATATCACAGTCACCTCTCTGATCGCTGCTGCGGTTGTTTGGATGTCAGAATTTCCCTCTAGACTTAATCCAATAATCTTGCCGCTGATGGCTTCAATTAAAAGAGAGCAG GAACAAATACTACAACAGAAAGCTGCTGAGGCTCTTGCAGAACTTATTGCGTACTGCGTAGATCGGAAGCCTAGCCCGAATGACAAGTTAATCAAGAATATTTGTAGCTTGACGTGCATGGATCCTAGCGAAACACCTCAAGCTAGTATCATTAGGTCTATAGATATTGTTGATGATCTGGACTTCCTGTCCTCGCGAAGTAACGCAGGAAAACAGAAGTCAAAAGCAGTGTTGGCTGGTGGCGAAGACAGGTCTAAGGTTGAGGGTTTTATCACCAGGAGAGGAGCTGAACTTGCATTGAAGCATTTAAGCGTGAAATTTGGTGGTTCCTTGTTTGACAAGCTCCCTAAATTGTGGGAGTGCCTCACTGAGGTTCTTATTCCTGTAACTCCTGAAGATCAACAGAACTTTGACCTTAAAATAGAATCTGTCTCTGATCCACAGGTCTTGATAAACAACATTCAG GTTGTACGTTCCGTAGCACCAGTGATGGAAGAAACTCTGAAACCTAGGTTACTTAGTCTCTTGCCTTGCATTTTCAAATGCGTTCGCCATTCCCATGTGGCTGTTAGATTGGCTGCTTCTAGATGTGTTATGACAATGGCTAAATCAATGACAACAAATGTCATGGCAGCAGTAGTGGAAAATGCTATTCCGATGTTGGGAGATTTGACATGCGTAAATGCTAGACAAGGCGCAGGAATGCTTATTGGTTTGCTTGTTCAAGGGCTGGGTGTAGAACTGGTTCCGTATTCTCCTTTATTGGTTGTTCCCCTCCTGAGATGCATGAGTGATGTTGACAGTTCTGTCAGGCAGAGCGTGACACGTAGCTTTGCTGCCCTTGTACCTATGCTTCCGTTAGCACGTGGGGTTCCCCCTCCTGTAGGGTTGAGCCAAGATCTATCCAGCAACGCAGAGGACGCCAAATTTTTGGAGCAGCTACTTGACAACTCCCATATAGATGATTACAAGCTTTGCACTGAATTAAAAGTTACACTGAGAAG GTATCAACAGGAAGGAATCAATTGGTTAGGATTCTTGAAACGTTTTAAGCTCCATGGAATTCTCTGCGACGATATGGGGCTTGGTAAGACGCTTCAAGCATCTGCAATTGTGGCATCTGATGCAGCAGAGCGTCGTGGCGTAACAGATGAACCAGATGTTTTTCCATCTATAATTGTTTGCCCTTCAACACTAGTTGGCCACTGGGCGTTTGAAATTGAGAAGTATATCGACCTTTCTCTGCTAAGCGTGTTGCAGTATGTTGGCTCTGCCCAAGACCGCGTTTCTCTCCGTGAGCTGTTCAAGAACCACAATGTCATTATCACATCTTATGATGTGGTCCGCAAGGATGCTGATTATCTGACACAGTTCTCATGGAACTATTGTATTCTGGATGAGGGCCACATTATTAAGAATGCGAAATCTAAAATTACTTCAGCAGTGAAACAGTTGAAAGCCCAACACCGACTTATCCTCAGTGGAACGCCAATACAG AATAATATCATCGAGCTGTGGTCCCTTTTTGACTTTTTAATGCCTGGATTTCTTGGAACAGAGAGACAG TTTCAAGCATCTTATGGAAAACCGTTGCTAGCTGCTAGAGATCCTAAATGCTCTGCCAAGGATGCTGAAGCGGGTGTACTGGCAATGGAAGCACTCCATAAGCAA GTTATGCCATTCTTATTGCGGCGTACGAAAGAGGAAGTCCTCTCTGACCTGCCAGAAAAAATCATACAGGACAGATACTGTGACCTTAGTCCTGTCCAGTTGAAGCTTTATGAGCAGTTTTCTGGTTCGCATGCTAAGCAAGAAATATCTACTATCATAAAAGTTGATGGATCAGCAGATTCAAGCAATGTTGAAGTCGCGCCAACAAAAGCATCCACACACGTTTTCCAG GCGCTGCAGTACCTGCTTAAACTCTGCAGTCATCCGCTTCTTGTTCTTGGCGAAAAGGTTACAGAGCCGGTGGCTTCTGATTTAGCAGCAATGATAAATGGATGTTCAGACATTATCACTGAGCTTCATAAAGTTCAACACTCGCCAAAGCTTGTTGCCCTTCAAGAAATTTTAGAAGAATGTGGTATAGGTTCTGAAGCGTCTAGTTCAGATGGAACTCTAAGTGTAGGCCAGCATAGAGTTCTGATATTTGCACAGCACAAA GCTTTACTGGACATTATTGAAAAAGACTTGTTTCAAGCCCACATGAAAAG CGTCACATATATGCGACTGGATGGTTCGGTTGTACCCGAGAAAAGGTTTGAGATTGTGAAGGCTTTTAATTCAGATCCCACAATTGATGTTCTACTTCTGACAACACATG TTGGTGGACTTGGATTGAACCTGACCTCTGCTGACACGATTGTGTTTATGGAGCATGATTGGAATCCTATGCGTGATCATCAG GCGATGGATAGAGCGCATAGATTGGGACAGAAGAGAGTTGTAAATGTACACCGTCTCATAATGCGTGGCACACTCGAAGAGAAAGTGATGAGTCTCCAAAGATTCAAAGTGTCGGTTGCCAATACGGTGATCAATGCTGAGAATGCTAGTATGAAGACAATGAACACTGATCAGTTGCTAGACTTATTTGCTTCAGCTGAAACTTCGAAAAAG GGTGGTGCGTCTTCGAAGAAGGGAGCAGAGGATAATGATCAGACTGCTGGAACTGGGAAAGGAATCAAAGCAATTCTGGGTAACTTGGAGGAACTGTGGGATCAATCACAGTACACGGAAGAGTACAATCTTAACCAATTCTTAGCTAAGCTAAACGGGTAA
- the LOC106307567 gene encoding uncharacterized protein LOC106307567, translating into MGNCFSTSSVSTAEISPLDLAVKPPPVAVSSPAAAAQTHLPAPRLPILPPSAKETTATATATSTVTVKLYGPSNSLATSYLRFALLHKKVNLRFVPSEDQKPTIQIGSEKTSGSQEALLRYIEEKFPEPRLMIWKFNLEGFDEATPPIVKAIWLHHRSMTWHVERMLRWSEDLAARGGRRAADPSVGTPKMEIRKFAKSYTQLQELMLEHAQMEERILFPVLESVDRGMCKSASAEHGRELPLMNGIKEYIKSIAVMDSGICSEELFSLASRFKSLQMMCKAHFEEEEKELLPMVEAAEMGKEKQKKLMNQGLEVMRGTHTNVFDFLLQGLTPQEAMQYLDLLINFGDPDLISSFMCQRDIVD; encoded by the exons ATGGGAAACTGCTTCTCGACTTCCTCTGTATCCACCGCTGAGATCTCTCCGCTTGACCTCGCCGTCAAACCTCCACCCGTCGCCGTATCCTCTCCCGCCGCCGCCGCACAAACTCACCTTCCAGCTCCTCGACTCCCAATCCTTCCGCCTTCAGCTAAGGAAACGACGGCTACGGCGACGGCGACCTCCACCGTCACAGTGAAACTATACGGACCGTCGAACAGTCTGGCGACTTCATACCTCCGGTTCGCACTCCTCCACAAGAAAGTAAACCTCCGCTTCGTCCCCTCCGAAGACCAGAAGCCGACGATCCAAATCGGATCGGAGAAAACGTCGGGATCTCAGGAGGCTCTCCTCCGCTACATCGAGGAAAAGTTCCCGGAGCCGAGGCTGATGATATGGAAGTTCAACCTCGAAGGCTTCGACGAGGCGACGCCGCCGATAGTGAAGGCGATCTGGCTTCACCACAGGAGCATGACGTGGCACGTGGAGAGGATGCTGAGGTGGTCGGAGGATCTGGCGGCACGTGGAGGGAGGAGAGCCGCTGATCCGTCCGTGGGGACGCCGAAGATGGAGATTAGGAAGTTCGCGAAGAGCTACACGCAGCTGCAGGAGCTGATGCTTGAGCACGCTCAGATGGAGGAGAGGATCCTCTTCCCCGTTCTTGAATCTGTTGATCGAG GGATGTGTAAGAGTGCAAGCGCAGAACATGGGAGAGAGTTACCGTTGATGAATGGAATCAAGGAGTACATCAAATCGATTGCTGTAATGGATTCTGGGATATGTTCTGAGGAGCTCTTTAGTCTTGCTTCTCGTTTCAAATCATTACAG ATGATGTGTAAAGCACATTTTGAAGAGGAAGAGAAAGAGTTGCTACCGATGGTGGAAGCTGCAGAGATGGGGAAAGAGAAGCAGAAGAAGCTCATGAATCAAGGGTTGGAAGTTATGAGAGGGACTCATACTAATGTCTTTGATTTCCTCCTTCAAGGTCTCACCCCTCAAGAAGCTATGCAGTATCTTGACTTGCTCATCAACTTTGGTGATCCAGATCTTATCTCTTCTTTCATGTGCCAACGAGACATTGTTGATTGA
- the LOC106307791 gene encoding vesicle-associated membrane protein 727, with protein MSQKGLIYSFVAKGTVVLAEHTPYSGNFSTIAVQCLQKLPTNSSKYTYSCDAHTFNFLVDNGFVFLVVADESTGRSVPFVFLERVKEDFKKRYEASIKNDEPHPLDDDDVDDDLFGDRFSIAYNLDREFGPILKEHMQYCMSHPEEMSKLSKLKAQINDVKGIMMDNIEKVLDRGERIELLVDKTENLQFQADSFQRQGRQLRRKMWIQSLQMKLMVGGAVMSFILIVWVVACGGFKCSS; from the exons ATGAGTCAGAAAGGTTTGATATACAGCTTCGTTGCCAAAGGAACCGTTGTTTTAGCGGAGCATACTCCTTATTCTGGAAACTTTAGCACCATCGCTGTTCAATGTCTTCAGAAGCTTCCCACTAATAGCAGCAAGTATACTTACTCTTGCGATGCTCACACTTTCAATTTCCTTGTCGACAATGGCTTTG TGTTTCTTGTGGTTGCTGATGAGTCCACGGGAAGAAGTGTGCCTTTTGTGTTCCTTGAACGGGTCAAAGAAGACTTCAAGAAACGGTATGAGGCGAGTATTAAGAACGATGAGCCGCATCCTCTTGATGATGACGACGTAGACGATGATTTGTTTGGTGATCGGTTTAGCATCGCTTACAATCTTGACAGGGAGTTCGG GCCTATACTTAAGGAGCATATGCAGTATTGTATGAGCCATCCAGAAGAGATGAGCAAACTTTCAAAGTTGAAGGCCCAAATAAATGATGTCAAGGGGATCATGATGGACAACATTGAGAAG GTTCTGGACAGAGGAGAGAGGATCGAGCTTCTGGTCGACAAAACGGAGAACCTTCAGTTCCAAGCGGATAGTTTCCAGAGACAAGGGAGACAGCTAAGAAGGAAGATGTGGATACAGAGCCTGCAGATGAAGCTGATGGTGGGAGGTGCTGTTATGTCCTTTATTCTCATCGTTTGGGTTGTTGCTTGTGGAGGTTTTAAATGCTCGTCATGA
- the LOC106309125 gene encoding uncharacterized protein LOC106309125: MSYVPPHKRHENVSARASSVPPSLLTKHKNTKIIHANDFISRWFLVGSEYNNSFQLVPVSSEWRRGSEDKPLVMLLKNDSSKLKTPWLWVAEKVENDLILGFGRAKETLIRYASEDVNLRLIARFETLRDDNLTKRVLEKFNKSIITNVPKSYVENIAYGVVPKMGFCVETTKKLYHVKVFDNTRLDITNNINDSISIRRAELNALRHLNIDVSCLDQDLDMRLSVDSKRTLTNLSENEIKSLKELTDSAVIDPNVKGGLKWPLGKSSCGDRYSVCGVWHTVTNTYRNQTLRLQVLEANRYDFRTGIGGTSREVFLKLRALSKLLKEENGERKCVTGMLKDCLKTVWDYFLKTQV; encoded by the exons ATGTCTTACGTTCCTCCACATAAACGACATGAAAACGTTTCAGCCAGAGCATCCTCTGTTCCACCTTCTCTTCTTACAAAACATAAAAATACAAAGATAATCCACGCAAACGATTTCATCTCCAGGTGGTTTCTCGTTGGTTCAGAGTACAACAACAGCTTTCAACTTGTCCCCGTTTCTTCAGAATGGAGGAGAGGGTCAGAAGATAAACCGTTGGTAATGTTACTTAAGAACGATTCAAGCAAGCTGAAAACTCCATGGCTATGGGTAGCAGAGAAGGTGGAGAATGATCTTATATTGGGATTTGGTAGAGCAAAGGAGACGCTTATACGTTACGCATCAGAGGATGTCAACCTCAGATTGATCGCTCGGTTTG AAACTTTAAGAGATGATAACCTAACTAAAAGGGTATTGGAAAAATTCAACAAATCAATTATTACAAATGTTCCAAAGTCTTATGTGGAAAACATTGCGTATGGAGTTGTTCCTAAAATGGGATTTTGTGTTGAAACGACCAAGAAGTTGTATCATGTGAAG GTGTTTGACAACACTCGTCTTGATATAACCAACAACATCAACGACTCAATTTCTATAAGGCGA GCGGAGCTTAATGCTCTGAGGCACTTGAATATCGATGTATCATGCCTTGATCAAGATCTTGACATGAGGCTCTCGGTTGATTCAAAAAGAACATTAACCAATCTATCA GAGAATGAGATCAAGAGTCTCAAAGAACTGACAGATTCAGCAGTGATAGATCCAAATGTGAAAGGTGGGTTGAAATGGCCGCTTGGGAAATCATCATGTGGTGATCGTTACAGCGTTTGCGGCGTATGGCATACCGTCACAAATACATACAGAAACCAAACATTGAGGCTTCAAGTCCTAGAGGCTAATCGGTATGATTTCAGAACTGGAATTGGAGGAACCTCAAGGGAAGTTTTTCTCAAGCTAAGAGCCTTAAGCAAACTACTCAAG GAGGAAAATGGGGAGAGGAAATGTGTTACAGGAATGCTGAAAGATTGTCTGAAAACAGTGTGGGACTACTTTTTGAAGACACAAGTGTAG